The Chloroflexota bacterium DNA window CCTGGCTTATGTGATTGTCAATGTTCACACTTCCGTTGATGAATACAGAAGTTCTAAAAAAGGGTACTGGCCTAAAAAAACCGATCTCACCACTTAGCCCTGAAGCAATGCTTTAGGGCTTTTTCATCGGAGATTGTGAGATGCTATAATATAGCCCACGCGTGTTGCACCAACAGCCGCTCTTGAATAAAATGGAATCCAAAATTAACATATCATTGTCTACTTTATTATCCTTTCTTCAATCCAAACGCGGGGAGCTAAAAAAAAGCCGCTTCAAAATATGGTTACGCGCCTTTTTGTTCGTACAATTTTCTGCCATTTTTGGCGTGTATTTTCTTCGTGATATTGCAGAAGGGTATTTTACGTGGAACAAGGTTATTTTCTTTATTCTTGTTTTTATCCCCGTAGGCTTTCTAATGAGCTATATTGTGCCGATGAAGGCGAATCTCGAAATTCAGGCAGTCACATTATCTTTGGACAAAGTATATCTTTTCTTGATTTGGTTTTTGGTGGTTATAAAAATACTGGCAAGTTATTACTATCATGTAGAAACGATTGCCGATTTGGTGATGTGCATGATTTTGGGCATCATGGGGGGACGTTTGGGCGGCATTGGAATTCGGGTGCGCAGACTCAAAATCAAATATCTCTTTATCACAAGATAAAAGGAAAAATCATGGAGAAAACTTTTTTTGTCATCGGAACAATATTCTCAGGGTTGGCGGTTGCCGCGGGCGCATTTGGCGCACATGGGTTACAAAATATCGTCTCTGCCGAGCGGCTGGTCACCTGGGAAAAGGCCGTGCGCTACCAGATGTATCACGGCCTGGCGCTGATGCTGATTGCCTGGGCCATCACCCAATGGTGGAACCAGACCAGCACCCTGCAAGCCGGGGGTTGGTTCTTCATCATCGGAACGCTGCTATTTTCGGGGAGTCTCTATTATTTAGTGTTTAATGGAAGTCTGGATTTCAACGGAATCAGCCTGGGGTTGGTGACACCTGTAGGGGGCGTGTTCTTCGTCTTTGGGTGGTTGGCACTAATGATCGCCGCCTGGCGCGGGTAACTCGCATAGCACGCGGATCAGGCAGATTTAGCGAGTTTTCGCGGACGCCAAAATTACCCAAAACAATAAGGTCAGTCCGCCAATCAGAGCCGGACCGCAAAGTCCGGCGTAGATGGCGCTTAACACGGTTCCCAGCGCCATCACGCCAAAGCCCCAGACAGCCCAATTTTCACTCACTACAGCCGCATCGATTTTCGGGATGCGGCTGCTGATTTTAAAGTAGAGCCAGATCGTGACGAAACTCGTCAGCCACCAACCCCAAAAATTTTGCAGGGGAATGCCAAAATAGGCTCCGGGCTGATCCCAGACCCAATGGCTGCGGTAAACCATCACCGGGTCGAGCACCAAATCCCAGGAGAGCATGATTCCACCGGTCACGGCTGCCCACACCGGGGCTCGCCAGCGAGCATCCACGCCTCGGGGCAGAATCCGCTCGGCAATCACATAGGCCGGATACATCATGTAGAACCACACCATCGGAATCACGTAAGGCACCAATCCGAGAAAGAGCGGCCCCAGGTTTTCGTTATAGTGATACTGCCCAAAAATCAGGCCTGTGGCGATGCCCACGCTTTCGGCAAACAAGGTCATCACCGTTGTCAGGAGAACGAGCAGCGCGGCACGGGCTTTGCCTTCCCGCTGAACGGCGTGCAACAGCGAGAAGGCAAAAGCCAATACAGGGTGCAGAAAAAAGGCCCAAAGCTGGAAATGGTAGCCAGCGAACAGGCGGGCGTAGATGTAGATGGTAAGGGCAGTGTAGGCCCAGAAGAAGGCTATCGTGAGGCGGCGCATCATGATTTGAATAACAGGCGATAGAACTTGATGGCGATACGCACTACTTTGGCAATCAAATGCAACGACAAGCCCAGGTTGAAGAGTATTGTCAAAATGGGGAGCAAGGTTTCTTCGGCCAGGCGGATGCCTGCGGCGCTTGTGTTATTGAGCAGCACATACTCAGGGTTCAGGCCCAGCACCGGAGCGCCCGTCAGCATGGCGTAGACGATGATCCCGCTGAAAATCATCAAGCCCAACTCCAACCAGCGGGAGAAACGCGTCCAGCGTGCGGCGGCCAGAAGGACGAAATTCAATCCCAGGGTAAGTATCCAATAGAGATTCCACCAAAGCAGGTAGGTGCCAAAGGCTGGCGTCAGAAGCGGCAAAAACCAGGACCCCTCGCCACTCATGAAGCCATACACACCCACTTTGTGAGGGAAGAAATTGAACAATATCATCACCAGGGCGATAAAGCCCATTTCAAAGATGAGGCTACCGCGCTTCACACGCTCGGATTCGGGGATAGTGACCAACGTGGCAGGATCCCACGCTGCGGTAGTTGCTTCGGAGGATAAACCCAATAAGCTTCGGAAGAAAGGTATCTGAGAAAGCCTGCTCCGCGCTTTGAGTTGAGCAACCCAATCCTGATCGGGGATGACGCGTTCGAACACCATATAGACCAACACAATCACGGTAAAAGCCTGGAGCGCGGAAACGCCATAATCCGCTAATTGTGCGCCCAGGGTGGTCAATAAGTCCAACGGGGATTGAACACCATTCCCAATCGCAAAGCCAAAACCGATCAGGTAAATAACCGCCTGGATGATTAGCACTACGCGCACGCTCAACCAGAAAGAGCCATACACGCTGGGGCCAATGACAAAATTATGAGGAGCATAAGATGCCGCCATTTGCACAGGCGGGCCAAGCTCTTTGAGCACATCCAATAACAGCGCTTCATCGGGAGTTTGGTCTTGAGCGCGGTTTTCGAGATCATCGAGGATGAGAGATCGAATTTCGGTGGTAATATCGGTACGTTTCTTTTTCGGCAAATTGAGGCCTACTTCGTCAAGATAAGCATTGATCAATTGTTTAAGTTCAGGTGCGAGAGTCATAACATTGCCTCCATTGCCCGCACCAAAGCGGTCCATTCCGCAGTTAGTTCGGGCAACAAATCTTTCCCAGAGGGACTGATACGATAATAGCGGCGCGGGCGGGAGCCATCCACATTCCAGGTGCTTTCCAACAAGCCCTGATCTTCCAGGCGGCGCAACAGGGGATAAAGCGTGCCCTGTTCAACCTGCAAGCCCAGATCGGCAAGTCGTTGAATGAGCGAGTAGCCGTACCGCTCCTGATCAAGCTGGCTCAACACGGCCAGAGTAATCACCCCGCGGCGCAGTTCCAAAGTTAGTTTTTCGAGCATTTCAACAGTCATAGCTTTCTCCTTATACAACACATTATATTGTGTGTCATATAGTATTGTCAATACTATAATATTATTAAAAAAAAGAACCGCGTTCTTTTCGTGAACACGGCTCTGCATTCCATTTTCCTGCCGTAAAGCAGGTTATTTTGTAATGGTCAATTATCTACTAAATATGGATATTGGTGATAGGCTGGAAGAATAATTTCCTGATTTCCTGGCTTCCTTATAAAAATTCAGTGTTCAAACTTCCGTTGACCCATACAGAATTAGAGAATTCAGTTCAGGATTTCAATATTCGGCTCAAGTGGAATGCGCTCAATCAGGTCGAGAAAATCAGCGGGGGTCGCTTCGGATTGGGGCTTGTCCATCAAAGCCAGCAGGGTAGCTTCCATCACATTGGTGCCAAAGCTGCGGCCTTCAAAACGCGGCGTGGTGGTGACCAGCATATGCAAATTGCGCTCGCGCAACTCTTCGACGTTTTTGGCTGTGGTGGTGTTGGTCAGTACAATTTTTCCGGTCAGGTCATCGGGCATGTGGGCACGGATGGAAACAAAATCACCGGCGAGAATATCCGCTTCCTGGTAGTATTTTCCCCAGCGCGGTTGCGGGGGTTGGTCTTGCGCTGATCCGAGAGGGTAAAACCACTTGAAAGGCATTTTGGTAATGATGGGTAGTAAAAGCGCGGCAACAACTCGTACTCCTGCCAATGAGCGAATAGGAATCGGCATCCCTAATGAGAACATGAAATCGCAGAAAGTGGTTTCACAACCGGCATTGACCAGGGCTTCGGCCATTACATAGCGATCAACGGCGTTGGTTTTCATGGCTTTCATGCCGCGCAGGGTTTTGCCTCCGGTATTGAGGTGCGCTTCGAGTGCGGTCAGCGCGCGTTTGACCAGCAAGCCCTTCACCGCGTTGCCATCCCCGATTTTGCTGATTTTTACAACTTTACGGATTTGTTTAACTTCGCGAAAATAATAACGCTGCTTGCCAACCCCCAGGTAAAATTCCAGCCCGCCGACGCCAAAGGCATCGACTTTACCATCATAGAATTTATACATTTCGATGGCTTTTTTCAGGTCGCCATTCATTCCCTGACGAGAAAGCTCAATGGACTGACCGAGGAGTTCGGTT harbors:
- a CDS encoding DUF423 domain-containing protein, with translation MEKTFFVIGTIFSGLAVAAGAFGAHGLQNIVSAERLVTWEKAVRYQMYHGLALMLIAWAITQWWNQTSTLQAGGWFFIIGTLLFSGSLYYLVFNGSLDFNGISLGLVTPVGGVFFVFGWLALMIAAWRG
- a CDS encoding carotenoid biosynthesis protein; amino-acid sequence: MMRRLTIAFFWAYTALTIYIYARLFAGYHFQLWAFFLHPVLAFAFSLLHAVQREGKARAALLVLLTTVMTLFAESVGIATGLIFGQYHYNENLGPLFLGLVPYVIPMVWFYMMYPAYVIAERILPRGVDARWRAPVWAAVTGGIMLSWDLVLDPVMVYRSHWVWDQPGAYFGIPLQNFWGWWLTSFVTIWLYFKISSRIPKIDAAVVSENWAVWGFGVMALGTVLSAIYAGLCGPALIGGLTLLFWVILASAKTR
- a CDS encoding PadR family transcriptional regulator, with the protein product MTVEMLEKLTLELRRGVITLAVLSQLDQERYGYSLIQRLADLGLQVEQGTLYPLLRRLEDQGLLESTWNVDGSRPRRYYRISPSGKDLLPELTAEWTALVRAMEAML
- a CDS encoding quinate 5-dehydrogenase, which gives rise to MKKVLSISVGSAGRDHTTQTELLGQSIELSRQGMNGDLKKAIEMYKFYDGKVDAFGVGGLEFYLGVGKQRYYFREVKQIRKVVKISKIGDGNAVKGLLVKRALTALEAHLNTGGKTLRGMKAMKTNAVDRYVMAEALVNAGCETTFCDFMFSLGMPIPIRSLAGVRVVAALLLPIITKMPFKWFYPLGSAQDQPPQPRWGKYYQEADILAGDFVSIRAHMPDDLTGKIVLTNTTTAKNVEELRERNLHMLVTTTPRFEGRSFGTNVMEATLLALMDKPQSEATPADFLDLIERIPLEPNIEILN